In bacterium, a single window of DNA contains:
- the mlaD gene encoding outer membrane lipid asymmetry maintenance protein MlaD, which produces MQSNATRDLVVGLFVLIGLLALAYLSLQVGGIELSQGEKILLKATFDDIGGLSARAPVRVAGVKIGQVSGIDLDEDLRATVSLEVDADVGLSIDSSAAIRTAGLLGDQFIAVELGAEDDVLLDGEAFQFTESALSIEKLVGQLVHDAGV; this is translated from the coding sequence ATGCAGAGCAACGCCACCCGCGACCTCGTCGTCGGCCTCTTCGTCCTGATCGGACTGCTGGCGCTCGCCTACCTCTCGCTCCAGGTGGGCGGCATCGAGCTCTCCCAGGGCGAGAAGATCCTGCTCAAGGCCACCTTCGACGACATCGGCGGCCTCTCCGCCCGCGCACCGGTCCGCGTCGCCGGCGTGAAGATCGGCCAGGTCTCGGGGATCGACCTCGACGAGGACCTGCGCGCGACGGTCAGCCTCGAGGTCGACGCGGACGTCGGGCTCTCGATCGACTCCTCCGCGGCGATCCGGACCGCCGGGCTGTTGGGCGACCAGTTCATCGCCGTCGAGCTCGGTGCCGAGGATGATGTGCTCCTCGACGGGGAGGCCTTCCAGTTCACCGAGAGCGCCCTCTCGATCGAGAAGCTCGTCGGCCAGCTCGTCCACGACGCGGGCGTCTAG